A window of the Tiliqua scincoides isolate rTilSci1 chromosome 5, rTilSci1.hap2, whole genome shotgun sequence genome harbors these coding sequences:
- the PNP gene encoding purine nucleoside phosphorylase has product MASPREERYTYEDCKRTADMLLSKTKHRPRVAIICGSGLGGLADLLMDQVVFEYSKIPNFPKSTVLGHAGKLIFGNLSGTPTVVMQGRFHMYEGYPLWKVTFPVRIFHLIGVETLIVTNAAGGLNPDYKVGDIMVIRDHINMPGFAGQNPLMGPNEERFGVRFPAMSDAYNKELRKMALSVGAEIGCADILREGVYCALGGPNYETIAECSFLQRLGVDAVGMSTVPEVIVARHCGMRVFGFSLITNKSVLDYESKEKASHAEVLEASHHSARTLEKLVSLMVQRIERNNNLA; this is encoded by the exons GTACACTTACGAGGACTGCAAGCGGACGGCAGATATGCTACTGTCCAAGACCAAGCACCGACCTAGGGTGGCCATCATCTGTGGCTCTGGCCTAGGAGGACTGGCTGACCTTTTGATGGACCAAGTGGTATTTGAATACAGCAAGATCCCCAACTTTCCCAAGAGCACAG TTCTAGGCCATGCCGGGAAGTTGATCTTTGGAAATCTCAGTGGGACACCGACTGTGGTCATGCAGGGCCGTTTCCACATGTATGAAGGTTACCCGCTCTGGAAG GTGACCTTCCCAGTACGGATCTTCCATCTCATTGGCGTGGAGACCCTTATCGTCACCAATGCGGCTGGAGGGCTCAACCCTGATTACAAAGTAGGAGACATCATGGTGATCCGCGATCACATCAACATGCCTGGTTTTGCTGGGCAGAACCCCTTGATGGGGCCTAATGAGGAGAG GTTTGGGGTGCGTTTTCCGGCCATGTCCGATGCCTACAACAAAGAACTGCGGAAGATGGCACTCTCTGTCGGGGCAGAGATTGGTTGCGCCGACATCTTGCGTGAAGGAGTCTATTGCGCCTTGGGAGGGCCCAACTATGAGACCATCGCTGAGTGCAGCTTCTTGCAGCGACTCGGTGTCGATGCTGTGG gtatgAGCACAGTCCCTGAAGTGATTGTCGCCCGCCATTGTGGCATGCGTGTCTTTGGGTTCTCCCTCATCACCAACAAATCTGTCCTAGACTACGAAAGCAAGGAGAAGGCCAGCCACGCGGAGGTGCTGGAAGCCAGCCACCACAGTGCCCGCACCCTCGAGAAACTGGTCTCCCTCATGGTGCAGCGCATTGAGCGGAACAACAACTTGGCCTAG